The Corynebacterium comes genome window below encodes:
- a CDS encoding sirohydrochlorin chelatase: MTALITLSHGSRHPQAEPGIRRLTALAGEIAGVDALAAHLEFDEPSLVDAAVLAAERGHDDAIVVPLLFTRAFHARHDVPAALAQARAATGLNLRLAEGLGTGPEIASVLVERLTADAPEGAHVVLYPAGTSDPGGMAALAGLADLVASLSGRGVTVVPATGPVNPGVGLVEVATGHESVHILPLFVTDGLLLDRITTLITRIQDATGARITHSTPLVTDLAALVASRHTERTSP; the protein is encoded by the coding sequence ATGACCGCGCTGATCACCCTCTCCCACGGCTCCCGTCATCCGCAGGCCGAGCCCGGCATCCGCCGTCTCACCGCCCTCGCCGGTGAGATCGCCGGCGTGGATGCGCTCGCCGCGCACCTGGAGTTCGACGAACCCTCGCTTGTCGACGCCGCCGTGCTCGCCGCCGAACGCGGCCATGACGACGCCATCGTCGTGCCGCTCCTGTTCACCCGGGCCTTCCACGCCAGGCACGACGTGCCCGCGGCGCTGGCGCAGGCGCGGGCGGCGACCGGACTGAACCTGCGGCTGGCCGAGGGGCTGGGGACCGGCCCCGAGATCGCTTCCGTGCTGGTTGAGCGCCTGACCGCGGACGCCCCCGAAGGGGCCCACGTGGTGCTCTACCCGGCAGGCACCTCGGATCCGGGTGGGATGGCAGCGCTCGCAGGTCTCGCCGACCTGGTTGCCTCACTGTCCGGGCGTGGGGTCACCGTCGTGCCCGCCACCGGACCGGTCAACCCCGGCGTGGGGCTGGTGGAGGTCGCAACCGGGCACGAGTCCGTGCACATCCTGCCGCTCTTCGTCACCGACGGCCTGCTGCTCGACCGGATCACCACCCTGATCACCCGTATCCAGGACGCCACCGGCGCGCGCATCACCCACTCGACCCCCCTGGTCACCGATCTCGCGGCCCTGGTGGCCAGCCGGCA